A genome region from Terriglobales bacterium includes the following:
- a CDS encoding ATP-binding protein, which produces MTAKRVVHRLDSTLESVNQAEQKASQIATESGFDEEAVHRIEMAVREAAVNAVYHGNAYDPNKKVTLQFERTPESLVITISDEGKGLDPSDIPDPLSPENLLKPSGRGIFLIRSFMDEVRIRRLHPGTEITLVKHRTNTEASKEESK; this is translated from the coding sequence ATGACGGCAAAACGGGTCGTCCACAGGCTGGATTCCACGCTAGAAAGCGTGAACCAGGCGGAGCAGAAAGCCAGCCAAATCGCGACCGAATCCGGCTTCGACGAGGAGGCGGTCCACCGTATTGAAATGGCCGTTCGCGAAGCAGCCGTCAATGCCGTTTACCACGGCAACGCCTACGACCCCAATAAGAAGGTAACTCTACAGTTTGAGCGAACCCCGGAATCGCTGGTTATCACTATCTCGGATGAGGGCAAAGGGTTGGACCCGTCGGACATCCCCGATCCGCTGTCGCCGGAGAATCTGCTGAAGCCCTCGGGGCGCGGTATCTTTCTCATCCGCTCCTTCATGGACGAGGTTCGCATTCGCCGGTTACACCCGGGCACGGAAATCACGCTTGTTAAGCACCGCACTAATACAGAAGCCAGCAAGGAGGAGTCCAAGTGA
- a CDS encoding cyclic nucleotide-binding domain-containing protein — protein MAPQVINLDDPPAANQMFADLPAAVSRALENAASTATYPSGTVLFDEGQSPRGIYLVRRGRVKLSVRNRDGNVSILRIAHAGEVLGLSAAVAAAVTDRGCQATAQTQGDCQVSFIRQSDLLRLMRIYSELTRWVAQQLGRDYDVVGPQFLRLNAVIHNFTLC, from the coding sequence ATGGCCCCACAGGTGATCAACTTAGACGATCCTCCCGCAGCTAACCAGATGTTTGCGGATCTGCCGGCGGCAGTATCGCGAGCCTTGGAGAATGCGGCGTCCACTGCCACGTATCCCTCCGGCACGGTGTTGTTCGATGAAGGCCAGTCGCCACGTGGGATCTATCTCGTCCGCCGGGGGCGGGTGAAACTCTCCGTTCGCAACCGGGATGGCAACGTGTCAATCCTGCGAATCGCACACGCAGGTGAAGTCCTGGGCTTATCGGCGGCAGTTGCTGCCGCGGTCACTGACCGTGGCTGTCAAGCCACTGCGCAGACCCAGGGCGATTGCCAGGTCAGCTTCATCCGCCAGAGCGATCTCCTGCGTCTGATGCGCATTTACTCCGAATTGACGCGGTGGGTCGCCCAGCAACTCGGCCGCGACTACGACGTCGTCGGACCTCAGTTCCTGCGCCTCAATGCCGTGATCCATAATTTCACTCTTTGTTGA
- a CDS encoding threonine synthase → MAKILYLECTKCSEKISADRPQTVCPKDGGSLYVRYDLQALKGSFKRESLAGRVASMWRYREVLPDVQPVTLGEGFTPMLPGRGTPHVFIKDEGLNPTGSFKARGLCAAVTMAKAYGLKKLAIPSAGNAASALTCYAAAARIKAHIFMPKDVPAANLVECQQYGAEILLVDGLISDCARMVQEGRDTEGWFDVSTLKEPFRVEGKKTMGYEVAEQLDWKLPDAIFYPTGGGVGLIGMWKAFEEMEVLGWIGPERPKMIAVQAAGCAPIPKAWEEKKAVSEFWPDATTVAAGLRVPKAYADYLILDILRKSGGTAVAVSDDEIIRAVKDWASQEGIFAAPEGAASLAAYRKLIASGFLKSTDKVVLFNTGSGLKYIDVISSYKQKPASDRTGAETKRKRVGGIIQPY, encoded by the coding sequence ATGGCCAAAATCCTGTATCTGGAGTGCACCAAGTGCTCGGAAAAGATCAGTGCTGACCGGCCGCAGACTGTGTGTCCAAAAGATGGAGGCTCGCTCTACGTACGCTACGATTTGCAGGCTTTGAAAGGGAGCTTCAAGCGCGAGTCTTTGGCAGGGCGGGTTGCTAGCATGTGGCGATACCGGGAGGTTCTGCCAGACGTGCAGCCCGTCACCCTGGGCGAGGGTTTCACGCCAATGCTGCCAGGCAGGGGCACGCCGCATGTCTTTATTAAGGATGAGGGATTGAATCCAACCGGATCATTTAAGGCTCGTGGGCTCTGCGCTGCCGTGACCATGGCCAAGGCATATGGCCTGAAGAAGCTTGCAATTCCTTCGGCCGGCAACGCTGCAAGTGCGCTGACGTGCTACGCCGCTGCCGCCAGAATTAAAGCGCACATCTTCATGCCGAAGGATGTGCCGGCCGCGAATCTGGTGGAATGCCAGCAATATGGAGCGGAAATCCTGCTGGTGGATGGCTTGATCAGCGATTGTGCGCGCATGGTGCAGGAGGGCCGCGATACAGAAGGCTGGTTCGATGTCTCCACGCTGAAAGAGCCGTTTCGCGTGGAAGGGAAGAAGACCATGGGCTACGAGGTGGCGGAGCAGCTCGACTGGAAGCTGCCGGACGCGATTTTCTATCCCACCGGCGGCGGCGTGGGTCTGATCGGAATGTGGAAGGCGTTTGAAGAGATGGAAGTCCTGGGGTGGATCGGCCCGGAACGGCCGAAAATGATAGCCGTCCAGGCTGCCGGGTGTGCCCCTATTCCCAAGGCGTGGGAAGAAAAGAAAGCGGTCTCGGAATTCTGGCCTGACGCCACCACGGTCGCTGCCGGCCTCAGGGTTCCGAAGGCATATGCCGACTATCTGATCCTCGACATTCTTAGGAAGAGCGGCGGAACTGCCGTGGCCGTAAGTGATGATGAAATCATCCGTGCGGTAAAGGATTGGGCATCGCAAGAGGGGATTTTTGCCGCACCTGAGGGAGCGGCTTCGCTCGCCGCCTATCGCAAGCTGATAGCGTCAGGCTTCCTGAAGTCCACAGATAAGGTAGTGTTGTTTAACACCGGATCCGGGCTGAAGTACATCGACGTGATTAGCAGCTATAAGCAGAAGCCAGCCAGCGATAGAACCGGGGCTGAGACAAAGCGCAAGCGGGTGGGTGGCATTATTCAACCTTATTAA
- a CDS encoding STAS domain-containing protein, which translates to MTMKSSSRQVDGVTIVDLSGRITLGEGSTMLRDIVRDLITKGNKKILLNLGDVTYIDSSGIGELVSAFTTVRNGGGELKLLNLTKKVHDLLQITKLYTVFDIKDDEAAAIQSFVK; encoded by the coding sequence GTGACGATGAAGTCAAGTAGCCGGCAGGTCGATGGCGTCACCATCGTGGATCTGAGCGGCCGCATCACCCTCGGGGAAGGCAGCACCATGCTCCGCGATATCGTCCGCGACCTGATCACCAAGGGGAACAAGAAAATCTTGCTCAACCTGGGTGACGTCACCTACATCGACAGTTCGGGAATCGGCGAACTGGTCAGCGCCTTCACCACCGTGCGCAACGGTGGCGGCGAACTCAAGCTGTTGAACCTGACCAAGAAAGTGCATGATCTGCTGCAGATCACAAAGCTGTACACAGTGTTTGATATTAAGGACGACGAAGCCGCCGCGATTCAGTCTTTTGTGAAGTGA
- a CDS encoding CBS domain-containing protein: MASVALSEILGSPVTDLSGATVGRVRELALAPQEDRSRLAHVIVKTKEGERLLSFAMIHGVNGGVRAANWAKDWQAPQGTEGFLLLSRDLLDQQVIDVHGRKLVRVNDIDLNETEVDDHVQLSIGAVDVGARGAVRRLLKGLVPAGLLRSLLERIPQKTIPWEFVDLIEIDPARRVRLRISHDRLAKLHPADIADIVEELSPAEREAVFETLDEEVAAGALEEVDPKLQRSIVESLDTDRAADIVEEMDPGAAADLLSDLPEETSEIILEEMEPEPREEVSELLEHEENTAARQMTTQYMALPPAATVHDAIEMMRNFEGGVESVMTIFLLENGEKLVGAVPLPKIVLAKPETRLKELSQEPLVTVHVDKKEKKVAELFDKYNLLTLPVVDDEGRLTGVITADDVISMLRERE, from the coding sequence ATGGCGAGTGTGGCTCTATCGGAGATCCTGGGTAGCCCGGTGACCGACCTCAGCGGCGCGACGGTGGGGCGTGTGCGCGAGCTCGCACTGGCCCCGCAAGAGGACCGTTCTCGCTTGGCGCATGTGATTGTCAAGACCAAGGAAGGAGAGCGGCTGCTGTCCTTCGCCATGATTCATGGGGTCAACGGCGGAGTGCGAGCTGCTAATTGGGCAAAGGACTGGCAGGCGCCACAGGGCACCGAAGGATTCCTGCTGCTCTCACGCGACCTCCTCGACCAGCAGGTGATCGATGTGCATGGACGCAAACTCGTCCGGGTAAACGACATCGATCTGAACGAAACCGAGGTCGACGATCACGTACAGCTTTCCATCGGAGCCGTTGATGTGGGCGCGCGTGGAGCGGTGCGCAGGCTGCTGAAGGGCCTGGTGCCGGCAGGTCTGCTGCGATCGCTGTTGGAGCGAATTCCGCAAAAAACTATCCCCTGGGAATTTGTGGATCTGATCGAGATCGACCCTGCCCGCCGCGTGAGGTTGCGCATTTCGCACGATCGCCTGGCCAAGCTGCATCCTGCTGACATTGCCGATATTGTGGAAGAACTCTCGCCCGCGGAGCGCGAAGCGGTTTTCGAGACGCTGGACGAAGAAGTGGCCGCCGGAGCCCTGGAGGAGGTGGATCCCAAGCTGCAGCGGTCCATTGTGGAGTCGCTCGATACGGATCGCGCGGCTGACATCGTGGAGGAGATGGATCCCGGGGCTGCCGCCGATCTGCTCAGCGATCTGCCAGAGGAGACTTCGGAAATCATTCTGGAGGAAATGGAACCGGAGCCGCGGGAGGAAGTCTCCGAACTCCTAGAACATGAGGAAAACACCGCCGCCAGGCAAATGACCACCCAGTATATGGCGCTGCCCCCTGCGGCCACGGTCCACGACGCCATCGAGATGATGCGCAACTTCGAAGGCGGCGTGGAGAGCGTCATGACCATCTTCCTGCTGGAGAATGGTGAGAAGCTGGTAGGCGCGGTGCCTCTGCCCAAGATCGTGCTCGCCAAGCCCGAAACCAGACTCAAAGAGCTCAGCCAGGAGCCTCTGGTCACGGTTCATGTCGACAAAAAGGAGAAGAAAGTCGCCGAGCTCTTCGATAAATACAACCTGCTCACGCTGCCGGTGGTCGATGATGAAGGTCGCCTCACAGGCGTGATCACTGCTGACGATGTGATTTCCATGCTGCGGGAGCGGGAATAG
- a CDS encoding carbohydrate kinase translates to MSDEPRTVVGLGEVLWDMLPGGKQLGGAPTNFAYAANLLGDNSIVASRVGNDALGAEIQKKLELLGVNCTYLQQDEIHPTGTVEVALDASGQPQFTIAVNVAWDFLEWTSQWQKLAEHADVVCFGSLAQRSSLSQQTIRRFLEATRKEARRVYDVNLRQHFYDSQVLHESMRRAHVVKLNEHELPQVAAMLGVEGGSEESSARRLLEKYALKLVCVTKGADGSLLVARSGFARHPGFKVRVSDTVGAGDAFTACLAHYYVRGASLEEINDAANRLASWVASQPGGTPPLRGRTLEEVLAGVGAS, encoded by the coding sequence ATGAGCGACGAGCCTCGCACAGTGGTTGGATTGGGGGAGGTTCTCTGGGACATGCTGCCCGGCGGCAAGCAGCTTGGCGGCGCTCCCACCAACTTCGCTTATGCCGCGAATCTTCTCGGGGATAACAGCATTGTCGCTAGCCGGGTCGGAAATGACGCTCTGGGAGCCGAGATTCAGAAAAAGCTCGAACTACTCGGTGTCAATTGCACGTACCTGCAGCAAGACGAGATCCATCCCACAGGCACCGTCGAGGTCGCGCTCGATGCGAGTGGTCAGCCGCAATTCACCATCGCCGTGAACGTCGCATGGGACTTTCTGGAATGGACATCCCAGTGGCAGAAACTAGCTGAGCATGCCGATGTGGTTTGCTTCGGCTCTCTGGCCCAGAGGTCAAGCCTTTCCCAGCAGACCATCCGCAGGTTTCTTGAAGCCACGCGCAAAGAAGCCCGGCGCGTCTATGACGTGAATTTGCGCCAGCACTTTTACGATTCCCAGGTGCTGCATGAGTCGATGAGGCGGGCGCACGTAGTCAAGCTGAATGAGCATGAGTTGCCCCAGGTTGCGGCGATGCTGGGAGTGGAAGGCGGCTCAGAAGAATCGAGCGCGCGGAGACTACTGGAGAAATACGCGTTGAAGTTGGTGTGCGTGACCAAGGGCGCCGACGGGAGCTTACTGGTGGCGAGGTCCGGGTTTGCCAGACATCCGGGATTCAAGGTGAGAGTCAGCGACACGGTGGGCGCAGGCGACGCCTTCACTGCCTGCCTGGCGCATTACTACGTGCGCGGAGCTTCGCTGGAGGAAATCAACGATGCCGCCAACCGTCTGGCCAGCTGGGTTGCCTCCCAGCCCGGAGGGACTCCACCACTGCGAGGTAGGACGCTGGAAGAAGTGTTGGCGGGAGTGGGGGCGAGCTAG
- a CDS encoding EAL domain-containing protein encodes MSAIHSPIEQPTGYPPGNHAVLTRTPLSAGRIAFFLAVAFTVLVGILIAVGELGIKRMDQINADFEDILGRRWNKLQLSREALAYSNRNVRITMLVFLTQDKDQTDQLLATRAENTRKIAELLAQIEKKCDSEEEKRLVAAVQRARVVYIESYLHALHLLLEEHRYDAAVAVMVQQTTPALRQYQAAWDDFVRFQMNQVELAARQSRDNYATARRASLLMIALAVLVMTLVALLVVRMIVHETQTRMRAERQIKELNGQLEHRVSERTRELEDANQRLLTEIRERQTAEEQVKFLAHYDSLTGLLNRNLLEDRMRVALANARRRQEKVAVLYIDLDNFKNVNDSLGHAAGDLLLKEVAHRLKKYTREQDTVARLGGDEFIIVLTALKEIADAALTAERITSEIIKDYVIQNHQLSVTCSLGISLFPDHASDVATLIKNADAAMYSVKENGRNNSQFFTESLTAYADEKLALESSLRSAVERNQLFLVYQAQVDISSGNITGSEALLRWRHPELGLVPPDKFIPIAENSGLILPIGEWVLRTACQQAKRWQDEGLAVLPVSVNVSPIQFRQKGFPELVKKVLCETGLSPMHLELELTEGLIILSAEVVLSVLEKLTEMGVRLSIDDFGTGYSNLSYLRQFPVYKLKIDRSFVKDVAVDPDDAAITAAIISMAKSLDLRVIAEGVENEEQMAMLRAQHCDECQGYYFSMPQPADEFAETVLRRFGENRQARAYQDS; translated from the coding sequence ATGAGCGCGATCCATTCCCCCATCGAGCAGCCCACCGGATACCCGCCCGGAAACCACGCGGTTCTAACCAGGACGCCGCTCAGTGCAGGGCGAATTGCATTTTTCCTGGCCGTCGCCTTCACCGTTTTGGTCGGGATTCTGATTGCAGTCGGCGAGTTGGGAATCAAGCGGATGGATCAGATCAACGCCGACTTCGAAGACATCCTGGGCAGGCGTTGGAACAAGCTGCAACTGTCGCGTGAGGCGCTGGCGTATTCCAATCGCAACGTACGTATAACCATGCTGGTGTTCTTAACGCAAGACAAGGATCAAACCGACCAGTTGCTGGCCACTCGCGCCGAGAACACCAGGAAGATTGCGGAGTTGTTAGCGCAGATCGAGAAAAAGTGCGATTCGGAAGAAGAGAAGAGATTGGTAGCAGCCGTGCAACGCGCGCGTGTTGTTTATATCGAAAGTTATTTGCATGCGCTCCATCTGCTTCTGGAGGAACACCGCTACGACGCGGCGGTGGCCGTGATGGTTCAACAAACCACGCCCGCGCTGCGGCAATACCAGGCCGCCTGGGACGATTTCGTACGCTTCCAGATGAATCAGGTCGAGCTTGCGGCCCGGCAGAGCCGAGACAATTACGCCACCGCACGACGGGCTTCTCTGCTGATGATCGCGCTTGCTGTATTGGTAATGACTCTTGTCGCCCTGCTCGTAGTAAGGATGATCGTCCACGAAACCCAGACCCGCATGCGCGCCGAACGTCAGATCAAAGAATTAAACGGCCAGCTTGAGCATAGAGTTAGCGAGCGTACGCGAGAGCTGGAAGATGCCAATCAGCGCTTGCTCACGGAAATCCGGGAACGCCAGACCGCGGAAGAGCAGGTGAAATTTCTGGCTCACTACGACTCCCTGACCGGTTTGCTGAACCGGAACCTGCTCGAGGACAGGATGAGGGTTGCCTTGGCCAATGCCCGCCGGCGGCAGGAAAAAGTCGCTGTACTGTACATCGACCTGGATAATTTTAAGAATGTCAACGATTCCCTGGGGCACGCCGCTGGCGATCTCTTGCTCAAAGAGGTAGCCCATCGGCTCAAGAAATATACCCGCGAGCAAGACACGGTGGCTCGCTTAGGAGGAGACGAGTTCATTATCGTGCTCACTGCGCTCAAGGAAATAGCTGACGCCGCTCTAACCGCCGAACGCATTACCAGCGAAATAATCAAAGACTATGTCATTCAGAATCACCAACTGAGTGTGACTTGCAGTCTCGGGATCAGCCTGTTTCCCGATCATGCCAGTGATGTCGCGACGCTCATCAAGAACGCAGATGCTGCGATGTACTCCGTTAAGGAAAATGGCCGCAACAATTCTCAGTTCTTCACCGAATCTCTGACGGCTTACGCCGACGAAAAGTTGGCTTTGGAGAGCAGTCTGCGAAGCGCGGTGGAAAGGAACCAACTCTTTTTGGTCTATCAGGCGCAGGTGGACATTTCGAGTGGCAACATAACTGGATCGGAGGCACTTCTCCGATGGCGCCACCCCGAGCTGGGCCTGGTGCCGCCCGACAAGTTCATACCCATCGCCGAGAACAGCGGGCTAATCCTGCCCATCGGCGAATGGGTGCTTAGAACCGCCTGCCAGCAGGCCAAGCGATGGCAGGATGAGGGCTTGGCAGTCCTTCCGGTGTCGGTGAATGTGTCTCCCATACAGTTCCGCCAAAAGGGCTTCCCGGAACTCGTCAAGAAAGTACTGTGCGAAACCGGTCTCTCTCCGATGCATCTGGAGCTTGAGCTGACCGAAGGTCTCATCATCTTGAGCGCGGAGGTAGTGCTGTCCGTGCTCGAGAAATTAACGGAGATGGGAGTCAGGCTATCAATCGACGATTTCGGGACAGGATATTCGAACCTGAGCTACCTGAGACAGTTTCCGGTTTACAAGCTCAAGATCGATCGCTCCTTTGTGAAAGACGTGGCGGTGGATCCCGACGATGCCGCTATCACCGCCGCCATCATCAGCATGGCAAAGAGTCTGGACCTGAGAGTGATCGCCGAGGGCGTCGAGAACGAAGAACAGATGGCGATGCTGCGCGCGCAGCACTGCGACGAATGTCAGGGCTACTACTTCAGCATGCCGCAGCCCGCAGACGAATTTGCCGAAACTGTGCTCAGAAGGTTCGGTGAGAATCGTCAGGCACGCGCTTACCAGGATAGCTAG
- a CDS encoding peptidase S10, producing the protein MLPSKLALFLTLVFAITAFTQQPSAARNPKPAPDEPQKSQSEEPPSKVPTSAAARESQPSARHAEEPKPEAAKEAAEKKEEEHYDMTEVAPVVTHHQITLDGRPLRYTATAGRLPIKRDDGKIEAEMFFVAYTLDGQDASRRPLVFAFNGGPGSASVWLHMGALGPKRVVLQPNGFMPASPYRFADNQYTLLDRADLVLVDAIGTGFSRAANAELSKKFWGVKGDIEAFGEFIRMYISRYERWSSPLYLLGESYGTTRAAGVAGYVADRGISFNGITLLSTVLKFQTLQWTKSNDEPYWLILPSYTMIAAYHKRLAPDLMQDLGKTRQEVEQWASNEYARALAKGDALTPDERQRIIDQLARYTGLSKQVIDEANLRINVAVFTHNLLIDQKVRVGRLDGRFTGPDPEGLLDTRFYDPTGSAILPPFTSIFNNYVRTELGYKSDMPYRVLAFQDEGAFSKWDWGSAIQGFPDTATALRAAMVKDPYLKVLVMEGYYDLATPFYAADYTMDQMDLSAAYRKNISFATYDCGHMVYLDLNSLAKMKRDQVEFMQKTLVQ; encoded by the coding sequence TTGCTTCCTTCTAAACTCGCCCTTTTTCTGACTTTAGTGTTCGCGATCACCGCCTTCACTCAACAACCCAGCGCTGCCAGGAACCCCAAGCCAGCCCCGGACGAACCGCAAAAATCGCAGAGCGAGGAACCACCTTCTAAGGTTCCAACTTCAGCGGCGGCCAGAGAGTCTCAGCCTTCGGCCCGTCACGCCGAAGAGCCCAAGCCCGAGGCAGCGAAGGAAGCTGCCGAAAAGAAAGAGGAAGAGCACTACGACATGACGGAGGTGGCGCCGGTCGTCACCCACCATCAGATCACCCTCGATGGCCGCCCGCTGCGTTACACCGCCACAGCCGGCCGCCTGCCGATCAAGCGCGACGACGGCAAGATCGAAGCGGAAATGTTCTTCGTGGCCTACACCCTGGATGGCCAGGACGCGTCTCGCCGCCCGCTGGTTTTCGCTTTCAACGGCGGACCAGGCTCGGCTTCGGTATGGCTGCATATGGGAGCCCTCGGACCGAAGCGGGTGGTGCTTCAGCCCAATGGCTTCATGCCGGCATCGCCTTATCGCTTCGCGGATAACCAGTACACACTGCTTGACCGCGCCGATCTCGTCCTGGTTGATGCCATTGGGACCGGATTCAGCCGCGCCGCCAATGCTGAGCTGTCCAAGAAATTCTGGGGAGTCAAGGGCGACATCGAAGCCTTCGGCGAATTCATTCGGATGTACATCAGCCGCTACGAGCGCTGGTCGTCGCCGCTGTATCTGCTGGGCGAGAGCTACGGCACCACCCGCGCCGCCGGAGTCGCAGGGTACGTCGCCGATCGCGGCATTTCGTTTAACGGGATCACGCTGCTGTCGACGGTCTTGAAGTTCCAAACGCTGCAGTGGACCAAATCGAACGACGAACCTTACTGGCTGATTCTTCCCTCCTACACCATGATCGCCGCGTACCACAAGCGGCTGGCGCCGGATCTTATGCAGGACCTGGGCAAGACCAGGCAAGAAGTTGAGCAGTGGGCATCTAATGAATACGCCAGGGCGCTCGCGAAGGGCGACGCTCTGACCCCGGACGAGCGCCAGCGGATCATCGACCAGCTCGCCCGTTACACCGGATTGAGCAAGCAGGTCATCGACGAGGCGAATCTTCGCATCAACGTTGCCGTCTTTACTCACAACCTGCTGATCGACCAGAAGGTGCGCGTGGGACGCCTGGACGGCCGCTTCACCGGACCCGATCCCGAGGGTCTGCTCGATACCCGCTTTTATGATCCCACCGGCTCGGCCATTCTTCCTCCCTTCACCTCTATCTTTAATAATTATGTGAGGACGGAGCTGGGCTACAAATCCGACATGCCTTACCGCGTGCTTGCGTTCCAGGATGAGGGCGCCTTCAGCAAATGGGACTGGGGATCGGCAATCCAGGGCTTCCCCGATACCGCTACCGCACTCCGCGCTGCCATGGTCAAAGACCCATATCTGAAGGTGCTGGTGATGGAAGGCTATTACGATCTGGCCACACCGTTCTACGCCGCCGACTACACCATGGATCAGATGGACTTGAGCGCGGCCTATCGCAAGAACATCTCCTTCGCAACCTACGACTGCGGCCACATGGTGTATCTGGATTTGAATTCCCTGGCCAAGATGAAGCGGGATCAAGTGGAGTTCATGCAGAAGACGCTGGTGCAGTGA